One Parasphingorhabdus cellanae genomic region harbors:
- a CDS encoding FAD-binding protein, whose amino-acid sequence MMPPNQIQVNNNIEWVNHHFNIKVPIAKRLRVHNENPTRATMSGMRATAARLQGIIADALAAGVQIRACGSRWSFSDIPAVKDGWVVETANLDWTFNVGASDVDLASATSRDDLYLVQCGTNISKINERLETKTRRRALRTSGASNGQTIAGAIGTGVHGSAIDVGAMESEVAGIQLLTATQNLWIEPARAPVMTANFAAKLGATLVRDDAKFDAALVSLGALGIVHSVMLRGTGRYLLNSSMLHIPFGQLQGALNMLDFRGSGLPDQTRRPYFFQVILDPSKMDIGYTTVRYKELCPPGYGADYNLKSEAEPGTDLPRLIASAIKMFPDLRDTATSLLIQSELKVRSDRPHEWRLPGETYSFTSAREGIASSGFAVPIAQVTTALEIMRQAFLVHKSAPVVFTCRYAQKSPGMMAFTRYDPSCVIDIDGIDTPATRKLITLAGQRLEAAGMPFTQHWGKMHDLTKARVRRGYGGSVDRWNQVRKLLLPDAAERDAFSSPFLDDVGLNA is encoded by the coding sequence ATGATGCCCCCCAATCAGATTCAGGTGAACAATAATATTGAATGGGTGAACCATCACTTCAATATCAAGGTTCCGATTGCCAAGCGCCTGAGAGTGCATAACGAAAACCCGACGCGCGCGACCATGTCCGGGATGCGCGCTACAGCGGCGCGGCTGCAAGGGATTATTGCCGATGCGTTAGCGGCCGGCGTGCAAATCCGGGCCTGTGGATCGCGTTGGTCCTTTTCCGATATTCCCGCGGTCAAGGATGGCTGGGTGGTGGAAACCGCCAATCTCGACTGGACGTTTAACGTAGGGGCGTCAGATGTTGATCTGGCGAGTGCGACGTCGCGGGATGATCTTTATCTGGTGCAATGCGGAACAAATATTTCGAAAATAAACGAGCGGCTGGAAACCAAGACGCGCCGTCGCGCGTTGCGGACGTCCGGTGCGAGCAATGGCCAGACAATCGCTGGTGCCATCGGGACCGGCGTGCATGGCTCGGCTATCGATGTTGGTGCTATGGAGAGCGAAGTCGCGGGTATCCAGCTTCTGACGGCCACCCAAAATCTATGGATTGAACCGGCCAGAGCCCCGGTAATGACAGCGAATTTCGCGGCTAAGCTTGGCGCGACGCTGGTGCGTGACGATGCGAAATTTGATGCTGCACTGGTCAGCTTGGGCGCGCTCGGTATCGTTCATTCGGTGATGCTGCGGGGGACGGGGCGGTATCTGCTCAACTCCTCAATGCTGCATATTCCCTTTGGCCAGTTGCAGGGCGCGCTAAACATGCTCGACTTTAGGGGCTCCGGATTGCCGGATCAGACTCGCAGGCCCTATTTCTTTCAGGTGATCCTTGATCCCAGTAAAATGGATATTGGCTATACGACGGTGCGTTACAAGGAATTGTGCCCGCCCGGATACGGCGCCGATTATAACCTGAAGTCCGAAGCGGAGCCGGGAACCGATCTACCGCGCCTGATTGCCTCGGCGATAAAGATGTTTCCCGACTTACGAGATACGGCGACTAGTTTGCTGATCCAGAGTGAACTTAAAGTGCGGTCGGACAGGCCGCATGAATGGCGACTGCCCGGTGAGACCTATAGTTTCACTAGCGCGCGCGAGGGGATTGCGAGTTCCGGTTTTGCTGTGCCGATTGCGCAGGTTACGACCGCGCTCGAAATCATGCGTCAGGCGTTTCTAGTCCACAAAAGCGCCCCGGTTGTGTTCACTTGTCGCTATGCGCAAAAATCGCCGGGCATGATGGCTTTCACCCGCTATGACCCCAGCTGTGTTATCGATATTGATGGTATCGACACGCCCGCAACGCGCAAGTTGATCACGCTGGCCGGTCAGCGCCTAGAGGCGGCGGGCATGCCTTTCACCCAGCATTGGGGCAAGATGCACGATCTCACCAAGGCCCGCGTAAGGCGCGGCTATGGCGGCAGCGTGGATCGCTGGAATCAGGTGCGCAAACTGCTGCTGCCCGATGCGGCCGAGCGCGATGCTTTCTCCTCGCCGTTTCTGGATGACGTAGGGCTGAACGCTTGA
- the purL gene encoding phosphoribosylformylglycinamidine synthase subunit PurL, protein MTQTSSRTAEKITPEIVAEHGLNEEEYQRILNALGREPNITELGIFSVMWSEHCSYKSSRLHLKKLPTTGPQVICGPGENAGVIDIGDGQAAIFKMESHNHPSYIEPYQGAATGVGGILRDVFTMGARPVANLNALRFGRPEHPKMKHLVKGVVAGIGGYGNCVGVPTVGGETNFHEAYDGNIIVNAMTVGVADADKIFYSAASGVGNPIVYVGSKTGRDGIHGATMASAEFDDDSDEKRPTVQVGDPFTEKLLIEACLELMASDAIVAIQDMGAAGLTSSSVEMATNGEVGIILDMDKVPCRETGMTAYEMMLSESQERMLMVLKPGREEMAEAIFTKWELDFAVIGEVTDTRRMVLTHKGETVCDIPLGPLADDAPLYDRPHLTQEEYKAHVATQPLGDIPESTDIGADLLKMMASPALASRRWIWEQYDSQVGADTAQRSGGDAAVVRVHGTNKGLAITTDCTPRYCKADPVEGGKQAIAEAYRNLCSVGAKPLATTDCMNFGNPEKPHIMAQFVGCIEGMAEACEALDMPIVSGNVSLYNETTGADGVSHAILPTPAIGAVGLIDDLDKMMTIGFKNEGEAIFVVGKNAGELGQSTWLREIHGRQDGAPPIIDLSLEKTNGDFVRKMIGSDNVTAVHDISDGGLFVAVAEMVLAGGVSALLSSHDPNLTLTQWLFGEGQGRYLVSTSDPEGLTSEASSSGVEIQRIGETKGGFGLGIDQMFVLDANDLREASDSFFRDWMKD, encoded by the coding sequence ATGACACAGACATCCTCGCGCACCGCTGAAAAAATCACACCAGAAATTGTTGCCGAACATGGCCTCAACGAAGAGGAATATCAGCGTATATTAAACGCGCTCGGTCGCGAGCCCAATATCACCGAGCTTGGCATTTTTTCGGTCATGTGGTCCGAGCATTGTTCTTACAAAAGCTCTCGCCTGCATTTGAAAAAGCTGCCCACGACCGGCCCTCAAGTCATTTGCGGTCCGGGTGAGAATGCCGGCGTCATCGACATTGGTGATGGTCAGGCCGCCATCTTCAAGATGGAGAGCCATAACCATCCGTCCTATATAGAGCCCTATCAAGGCGCCGCGACCGGCGTAGGCGGTATCTTGCGCGATGTGTTCACCATGGGCGCGCGGCCGGTGGCGAACCTGAACGCGCTGCGCTTTGGACGGCCCGAACATCCCAAGATGAAGCATCTCGTCAAAGGCGTGGTCGCTGGCATTGGCGGCTATGGCAATTGCGTGGGCGTGCCCACGGTTGGTGGCGAAACCAATTTCCATGAAGCCTATGACGGCAATATCATTGTCAATGCGATGACCGTGGGCGTTGCGGATGCGGACAAGATTTTCTATTCCGCTGCCAGCGGCGTTGGTAACCCCATCGTCTATGTCGGTTCCAAAACCGGCCGCGATGGCATTCATGGCGCGACCATGGCCAGCGCGGAATTTGATGACGACAGCGATGAAAAGCGCCCAACAGTGCAAGTTGGCGATCCGTTTACCGAGAAGCTGCTCATCGAGGCTTGTCTGGAACTTATGGCTTCCGACGCGATTGTCGCGATTCAGGATATGGGCGCGGCTGGCCTGACCAGCTCCAGCGTCGAGATGGCGACCAATGGCGAGGTCGGCATAATTCTCGATATGGACAAAGTGCCCTGCCGCGAAACTGGGATGACCGCTTACGAGATGATGCTGTCCGAAAGTCAGGAGCGCATGCTGATGGTCCTGAAACCCGGCCGCGAGGAAATGGCCGAGGCGATTTTCACTAAATGGGAACTGGATTTTGCCGTGATTGGCGAAGTGACCGATACCCGCCGCATGGTGCTGACCCACAAGGGCGAGACGGTTTGCGACATTCCGCTTGGCCCACTCGCCGACGATGCGCCGCTTTATGACCGGCCGCATCTGACGCAGGAGGAATATAAGGCGCATGTCGCGACCCAACCGCTCGGCGACATTCCCGAAAGCACCGATATCGGCGCAGACCTGCTGAAGATGATGGCAAGCCCTGCCCTCGCCTCGCGCCGCTGGATCTGGGAGCAATATGACAGCCAGGTCGGTGCCGACACCGCACAACGCTCCGGCGGAGACGCAGCCGTTGTCCGCGTCCATGGCACCAACAAAGGCCTAGCGATCACCACCGATTGCACGCCGCGCTATTGCAAGGCCGATCCGGTTGAAGGCGGCAAGCAGGCGATTGCGGAGGCCTATCGCAACCTTTGCTCGGTCGGGGCAAAACCGCTGGCGACAACCGATTGCATGAATTTCGGCAATCCCGAAAAACCGCATATCATGGCACAATTTGTCGGCTGTATCGAAGGCATGGCGGAGGCCTGTGAAGCGCTCGACATGCCAATCGTGTCGGGCAATGTGAGCTTGTATAACGAGACCACTGGCGCAGATGGCGTGAGCCATGCGATCCTGCCGACGCCTGCTATTGGCGCGGTGGGATTGATTGATGATCTCGACAAGATGATGACCATCGGGTTTAAAAATGAGGGAGAAGCTATTTTCGTTGTAGGCAAAAATGCAGGGGAACTTGGCCAATCAACATGGCTGCGTGAAATTCACGGGCGCCAAGACGGCGCTCCTCCGATAATAGATCTTTCCCTGGAGAAAACTAACGGTGACTTCGTAAGAAAAATGATCGGTAGTGACAATGTGACTGCTGTTCATGACATTTCCGATGGCGGCTTGTTCGTAGCGGTTGCTGAGATGGTTCTAGCTGGAGGTGTGAGCGCGCTGTTATCATCACATGATCCCAATCTGACGCTGACACAATGGTTATTCGGTGAGGGCCAAGGCCGGTATTTAGTATCTACAAGCGACCCTGAAGGGCTAACTTCCGAAGCATCATCTTCGGGTGTCGAAATTCAAAGGATTGGAGAGACTAAGGGCGGTTTTGGTCTTGGTATTGATCAAATGTTTGTTTTGGATGCCAATGACCTCCGTGAAGCCAGTGACAGTTTCTTCCGCGACTGGATGAAAGACTAA
- a CDS encoding SDR family NAD(P)-dependent oxidoreductase, translated as MEKMVLVIGAGDAIGSAIMRAFADKEYVVCGARRGGEKLEPLVEELRAAGKQAYGFSCDARKEEQIEDLFAQIEANIGPLDCVVFNVGANVPMTILDTDTRKFFKIWEMATFAGFLTGREAARVMTKRRQGSIIFTGATASMRGAAGFGAFASAKGALRNMVQSLAREMGPQNIHVAHVVIDAAVDTDWIKGMLPDYEERKANDGIVNPDDLAQNYVMLHEQPRSAWTFEMDIRPWNEKW; from the coding sequence ATGGAAAAAATGGTTTTGGTCATTGGCGCGGGCGATGCCATCGGTAGCGCCATCATGCGTGCCTTTGCCGACAAGGAATATGTGGTTTGCGGTGCGCGGCGCGGCGGAGAAAAACTGGAACCATTGGTTGAAGAGCTAAGAGCCGCTGGAAAACAGGCCTACGGATTTTCATGCGACGCGCGCAAGGAAGAGCAGATCGAAGACTTGTTTGCTCAAATCGAAGCCAATATTGGGCCGCTCGATTGTGTGGTTTTCAACGTCGGTGCGAATGTGCCGATGACCATCCTCGACACAGATACACGGAAATTTTTCAAAATTTGGGAAATGGCGACCTTCGCTGGATTCCTGACAGGACGGGAAGCCGCACGTGTGATGACAAAGCGCAGACAGGGCTCGATCATCTTTACCGGCGCCACAGCCAGCATGCGTGGCGCAGCAGGCTTTGGTGCCTTTGCCAGCGCCAAGGGCGCTCTCCGCAATATGGTGCAAAGCCTCGCCCGCGAAATGGGGCCGCAAAATATCCATGTCGCTCACGTCGTCATTGATGCAGCCGTTGATACAGATTGGATCAAAGGCATGTTGCCCGATTATGAAGAGCGCAAAGCCAATGATGGCATTGTGAACCCAGACGACCTTGCGCAAAATTATGTCATGCTACACGAGCAGCCACGCAGTGCCTGGACTTTCGAAATGGACATCCGGCCGTGGAATGAAAAATGGTGA
- a CDS encoding 2-hydroxychromene-2-carboxylate isomerase, translating to MTKTIELCFDFVSPNAYLIWFPLKALAEKHGASIEITPVFLGGMHKLTGNAPPMIRDAEVKGKNAYAMLEMTRFIAKHGLTKWQMNPYFPFNSITLQRMLVAVDTDKRGQLIDTLLPPIWEQQLDVTDVEALGKIVQEGGFDAQDLFAKTQDPVVKQALIDNVEGAVERGAFGIPTMYIDGEMYFGKERLGQMDEQLSS from the coding sequence ATGACCAAAACGATAGAGCTATGTTTCGATTTCGTTAGTCCAAATGCCTATCTTATATGGTTTCCATTGAAGGCGTTGGCCGAAAAACACGGCGCCAGCATAGAAATCACACCAGTGTTTCTTGGCGGTATGCACAAGCTGACTGGAAATGCACCGCCGATGATCCGTGATGCAGAAGTAAAAGGCAAAAATGCTTATGCTATGTTGGAGATGACCCGATTTATCGCTAAGCACGGCCTTACCAAGTGGCAGATGAACCCATATTTTCCATTTAATTCGATCACATTGCAGCGCATGCTCGTGGCTGTTGACACTGATAAGCGCGGCCAACTGATCGACACATTGTTGCCGCCCATATGGGAACAACAGCTAGATGTGACCGATGTCGAAGCGCTAGGGAAAATCGTTCAGGAAGGTGGCTTCGATGCGCAGGACCTTTTTGCAAAAACGCAAGACCCTGTGGTCAAACAAGCGCTAATAGACAATGTCGAAGGGGCGGTCGAGCGCGGCGCTTTTGGTATTCCCACCATGTATATCGACGGCGAAATGTATTTTGGCAAAGAACGCTTGGGACAAATGGACGAACAGTTGTCTTCTTAG
- a CDS encoding NADP-dependent oxidoreductase, with the protein MARAEQAYFFGYDRERRWNCDSSASQNVTCDTATYPYRPWRFTTRGRSSVIAIQNRRVFIKQRPNGMPTIDDFGVEDVSIEDIPEGHIVAKVDTLSMDAWIRTTLNDEGMHKTGDIGTTIRALGVGQVVETNSKNLAIGDWVYGLMSAQTHALLTDSAATKVEPEHGIEPSAFAGQLGITTGLTAWVGLVAVGEVQESNVVVVSGAAGAVGSVVVQLAKARGAVVIGIAGGPEKCKYLTDTLGADIAIDYKGSDVAEALAKAAPDGVDVFFDNVGGEILDNVLDNLAVSGARVVICGAISQYQHLEDVRGPKLYLRLAERNASMRGFVVSHYAAQYPEAIAEISELMRSGKLVLPEHVVEGIDHFPEALFMLFNGKHLGNLVVKP; encoded by the coding sequence TTGGCAAGGGCCGAGCAAGCCTATTTCTTCGGTTACGACAGAGAGCGCAGGTGGAATTGCGACAGCTCAGCTAGTCAAAATGTTACTTGTGACACGGCCACTTATCCATACAGACCATGGCGCTTTACAACCAGAGGTAGGAGTTCGGTCATCGCTATACAGAACCGCAGAGTTTTCATAAAACAACGGCCAAATGGCATGCCGACCATAGATGACTTCGGCGTTGAAGACGTCAGTATCGAAGATATTCCCGAAGGTCATATTGTTGCAAAGGTTGATACTCTATCGATGGACGCATGGATTCGCACGACGTTGAACGACGAAGGCATGCACAAGACTGGCGATATAGGAACCACTATTAGAGCACTTGGTGTCGGTCAGGTTGTCGAGACGAATAGTAAAAACCTGGCAATTGGCGATTGGGTTTATGGCCTGATGTCTGCGCAAACGCACGCCCTCTTAACCGATAGTGCAGCCACCAAAGTGGAGCCCGAGCATGGTATAGAACCATCGGCTTTTGCGGGACAGCTAGGTATCACCACCGGGTTGACCGCGTGGGTAGGATTAGTCGCCGTTGGAGAGGTGCAAGAGAGCAATGTGGTTGTCGTATCGGGCGCTGCTGGCGCAGTAGGGTCTGTTGTCGTGCAATTGGCTAAAGCGCGAGGTGCCGTTGTCATTGGCATCGCGGGTGGCCCGGAAAAGTGTAAATATCTCACCGATACGCTGGGTGCGGATATCGCGATTGACTATAAAGGCTCGGATGTGGCCGAAGCATTGGCAAAGGCGGCACCAGATGGCGTGGACGTATTTTTTGATAATGTCGGAGGTGAGATTCTCGACAATGTGCTCGATAATCTGGCGGTGTCGGGCGCCCGTGTTGTGATTTGCGGTGCCATCTCACAATATCAACATCTCGAAGATGTGCGCGGTCCGAAATTATATCTGCGATTGGCGGAGCGCAATGCATCCATGCGCGGCTTTGTGGTCAGTCACTATGCGGCCCAATATCCCGAAGCGATAGCCGAAATTTCGGAACTAATGCGGTCTGGTAAGCTTGTTCTGCCGGAACATGTAGTCGAAGGGATTGACCATTTCCCCGAGGCTTTATTCATGCTGTTCAATGGCAAGCATCTCGGAAATTTGGTCGTCAAACCCTAA
- a CDS encoding DUF1289 domain-containing protein: protein MDSPCKNICAIDRPTGLCVGCGRTLSEIGEWASAPPERKRQILSKLPERMRKIGKIAKQ from the coding sequence ATGGACTCCCCCTGCAAAAATATCTGCGCGATTGATCGTCCGACAGGTCTTTGCGTGGGTTGTGGGCGTACCTTGTCTGAAATCGGGGAATGGGCTTCCGCTCCGCCAGAACGGAAACGACAGATATTGTCAAAATTGCCAGAGCGAATGCGGAAGATCGGCAAAATTGCAAAGCAATGA
- a CDS encoding LysR family transcriptional regulator produces the protein MHSTNEMSVFTEVVQSGSFIEAGRRLGLTPSGVSKKISRFEDRLGVRLFNRTTRTLSLTEAGNALFDRCENILAEIEDAEDTARNLSSVPRGVLRIAASDALSLQVLVPFLQKFAQDYPEVSVLLLQGDGGINLLNERVDAALLFDRPAETSFIARKLIDDPWIICASPEYLEQHGTPRVPADLRHHRCLTIHAKGKTNDQWTFDGGDKGETIRINSVFSGIGLTVKAATLQNMGIARLAHFLVSSEIAAGKLKPILEDRIGNDSRAIYAVYPNRQHLPSKTRVFVDALNQYINVTLASP, from the coding sequence ATGCACTCGACAAATGAAATGTCTGTTTTCACGGAAGTCGTGCAGTCGGGAAGCTTCATTGAAGCAGGACGCCGACTGGGATTGACGCCATCGGGCGTAAGCAAAAAAATCAGCCGATTTGAGGATCGGTTGGGTGTCAGATTATTTAACCGCACGACCCGTACTTTATCGCTGACCGAAGCCGGAAATGCCCTATTTGACCGATGTGAAAATATTTTAGCAGAGATTGAGGATGCCGAAGATACCGCGCGAAACTTGAGCAGCGTACCTAGAGGCGTTCTACGCATCGCTGCATCTGATGCACTGTCGTTGCAAGTCCTGGTTCCGTTTCTCCAGAAATTTGCTCAGGATTATCCGGAAGTATCGGTGTTATTATTGCAAGGCGATGGTGGGATTAACTTGCTGAATGAACGAGTGGATGCTGCGTTGCTATTTGATCGGCCGGCGGAAACCTCATTTATTGCCCGTAAGCTGATTGACGATCCTTGGATAATATGCGCCTCGCCAGAATATCTGGAACAGCATGGAACGCCAAGGGTTCCCGCCGATCTTCGTCACCATCGTTGCCTGACGATCCATGCCAAAGGTAAGACCAATGACCAATGGACGTTCGATGGCGGCGATAAAGGCGAAACAATCCGCATTAACAGCGTGTTTTCTGGAATTGGTCTCACGGTAAAGGCCGCGACGTTGCAAAACATGGGTATTGCTCGTCTTGCCCACTTTTTGGTTTCCTCTGAGATTGCGGCCGGAAAACTGAAACCAATTCTAGAAGACAGGATTGGAAATGATAGTCGAGCAATTTATGCTGTTTATCCCAATCGACAACATCTTCCTTCCAAAACCCGTGTTTTTGTTGATGCACTAAATCAGTATATCAATGTGACTTTGGCCTCTCCATAA
- a CDS encoding DUF983 domain-containing protein has protein sequence MEDEVVALIKSGMKLKCGHCGQGKLFRSYLKFHDNCPHCRQDLTVADTADGPAFFVGFFTMIVFAPIILVLVQSVETVFAKITAFIVGILVCAVVCLVLLPPVKAILLNLQINYDSGEGTTEK, from the coding sequence ATGGAAGACGAAGTGGTCGCGTTGATAAAATCCGGCATGAAGCTGAAATGCGGACATTGCGGGCAGGGTAAGCTGTTCAGAAGCTATTTGAAATTTCATGACAATTGCCCGCATTGCCGTCAGGATTTGACCGTTGCTGATACGGCCGATGGACCAGCCTTTTTTGTTGGGTTTTTTACGATGATTGTTTTTGCACCGATTATATTGGTGCTTGTTCAATCTGTAGAAACTGTATTCGCCAAGATAACAGCCTTTATCGTGGGCATATTGGTTTGTGCTGTCGTTTGCCTTGTCCTGCTACCACCCGTCAAAGCGATATTGCTGAATCTGCAAATCAATTATGATTCGGGCGAAGGGACGACTGAGAAATGA
- a CDS encoding DUF2177 family protein — MTQFVIAYIIAAVIFGILDFLWLTNMANSLYRPVIGEIMADEFRKLPALAFYLIYLFGIIWFGVKPALVSGQWTTALLNGALFGGIAYATYDLTSQAVLKVWSTKITLYDIAWGTFATGVTAALTAYLVLKFVKV, encoded by the coding sequence ATGACCCAATTTGTCATCGCCTATATTATCGCTGCCGTCATCTTTGGTATCCTTGATTTCCTATGGCTTACGAATATGGCGAATAGCTTGTACCGCCCCGTGATCGGCGAGATCATGGCTGATGAGTTCCGCAAATTGCCGGCCTTGGCTTTCTATCTGATCTACTTATTTGGAATCATCTGGTTCGGCGTCAAACCCGCTCTCGTCAGCGGTCAATGGACAACTGCATTGCTAAACGGTGCCCTATTTGGCGGGATTGCTTATGCAACCTATGACCTCACCAGTCAGGCGGTGCTTAAAGTCTGGTCGACTAAAATCACCCTTTATGACATTGCTTGGGGAACTTTTGCGACGGGCGTGACCGCCGCGCTGACAGCCTATCTCGTGCTAAAGTTCGTGAAAGTCTAA
- a CDS encoding exodeoxyribonuclease VII small subunit — translation MSETAQNKSDDDANLNFEDALRRLEDIVRKLESGDVPLDQSIALYEQGEKLRGLCQKRLEDAQAKIEKITLDRDGKAQGVTAFDAD, via the coding sequence ATGAGTGAAACGGCCCAAAATAAATCCGACGACGACGCTAACTTGAATTTCGAAGATGCGCTGAGGCGTCTGGAAGATATTGTCAGAAAGTTGGAAAGTGGCGATGTGCCTCTGGATCAATCGATCGCGCTCTATGAACAAGGCGAAAAGCTGCGCGGACTTTGCCAGAAACGCCTGGAAGATGCGCAGGCCAAGATTGAGAAAATCACACTCGACCGCGATGGCAAAGCCCAAGGCGTCACCGCCTTTGACGCGGATTAA
- a CDS encoding polyprenyl synthetase family protein, translated as MSRVASAVDKQFDLMLVVPDDARAQLFETMRHAAIGGGKRLRPLLVMATSRLFNVDENCALRAATALEALHVYSLIHDDLPCMDDDDIRRGKPTAHKAYGEAQAVLAGDALHALAFELLADENTHSDPFVRAEMVACLAKAAGPSGMAGGQMMDLVAETATFDLPTVTRLQQLKTGALISACIEIGSILGRVPVEGRTGLRGYAHNLGLAFQIADDILDVEGDEVLTGKALHKDEKAGKQTFLSLMGLDRAKEQAQMLVDQAKSHLNGYGEEADLLRAIAEFTVQRDR; from the coding sequence ATGTCTCGCGTCGCGAGCGCGGTTGATAAGCAGTTTGACCTAATGTTGGTGGTGCCTGATGACGCCCGCGCGCAACTTTTTGAAACGATGCGCCATGCCGCGATCGGTGGCGGAAAAAGATTGCGACCGTTGTTGGTTATGGCAACATCACGCCTGTTCAATGTCGATGAAAATTGTGCCTTGCGCGCTGCAACGGCTTTAGAAGCGCTACATGTTTATTCGTTAATCCATGATGATCTGCCTTGCATGGATGACGATGATATCCGGCGCGGGAAACCGACGGCCCACAAAGCTTATGGCGAGGCACAAGCTGTTCTTGCCGGCGACGCACTACATGCTTTGGCGTTTGAATTGCTGGCAGATGAAAATACGCATAGCGATCCATTTGTTCGCGCTGAAATGGTTGCCTGTTTGGCAAAAGCAGCGGGGCCATCCGGTATGGCCGGTGGGCAGATGATGGATCTTGTCGCGGAAACCGCAACCTTTGATTTGCCGACCGTGACACGGTTGCAACAACTGAAAACAGGCGCTTTAATTAGTGCCTGCATTGAAATTGGTTCGATTTTGGGCCGCGTCCCGGTGGAAGGCAGAACGGGACTGCGCGGGTACGCCCATAATCTTGGGCTCGCTTTTCAGATTGCTGATGACATTTTGGATGTTGAGGGTGACGAGGTGCTGACAGGTAAAGCACTGCATAAAGACGAAAAGGCTGGGAAGCAGACATTTTTGAGCCTGATGGGATTAGACCGGGCCAAGGAACAGGCGCAAATGCTGGTCGATCAAGCCAAATCGCATTTAAATGGTTATGGCGAGGAAGCTGATTTGCTTCGCGCTATTGCCGAATTTACGGTTCAACGGGACCGGTAA
- the coaD gene encoding pantetheine-phosphate adenylyltransferase: MRVGIYPGTFDPVTLGHMDIIQRGTRLVDKLVIGVTTNPSKSPMFSLEERLEMVRRETADLGDAVEVVAFNALLMKFAQKQGASVIVRGLRAVADFEYEYQMAGMNQQLNDEIETVFLMADVSLQPIASRLVKEIAMYGGEIHKFVSPKVCEEVIARVSEIGLKGEQ; the protein is encoded by the coding sequence ATGAGAGTAGGTATTTATCCTGGGACTTTTGATCCTGTCACACTGGGACATATGGACATTATTCAGCGCGGCACACGGCTGGTAGACAAACTGGTCATTGGCGTTACGACTAACCCTTCGAAGTCTCCCATGTTTTCTTTGGAAGAGCGGCTTGAAATGGTCCGCCGTGAAACAGCAGATCTAGGCGATGCGGTGGAGGTTGTTGCTTTCAACGCGTTGCTGATGAAATTTGCTCAAAAACAAGGGGCAAGCGTCATCGTTCGTGGTTTAAGGGCTGTTGCCGATTTTGAATATGAATATCAAATGGCGGGCATGAACCAACAATTGAATGACGAGATTGAAACTGTGTTTCTGATGGCTGATGTGTCGTTACAGCCAATTGCATCACGGCTGGTCAAGGAAATCGCGATGTACGGAGGTGAGATACACAAATTTGTATCGCCCAAAGTTTGTGAAGAAGTGATTGCGCGCGTTTCCGAGATTGGTTTGAAGGGCGAACAATAA